A window of Daphnia pulicaria isolate SC F1-1A chromosome 10, SC_F0-13Bv2, whole genome shotgun sequence contains these coding sequences:
- the LOC124313938 gene encoding vitellogenin-like isoform X2, whose amino-acid sequence MVTKMRLFALFVVVAVSCCAGMSVEGPRRAVVTISNGEINGKIVFEQASLKSPVKIRGTIYGLEAGLHGMHVHEGQQLGADCHQVGPHFNPTGKQHGGPRDANRHVGDLGNIKAIPSTPVSRSEISILSQVMSLYEDQPNSVLNRALVIHANVDDLGRGNGPESLKSGNSGAHIACGLISNVNLEEEKIEVDEQLAGCHHHHGHNCHQTINHSHHSHQRSVEMKPLKGLEDWASFAETVKPAKPHDGFELKSSVPTRNVWKVGRVYEYDYSGFISTGMMGISPMISGGSISGRLVVEPVDHNVINVALSGLTGKMFNEAVLEEFVKANPGSDVPLMDKQHLEKPIQMKIVNGKIESVAISKTEPLWTVNFKRALAAQLQMQLDGASGVFHKEELNSYYAENTVYYTMEGCTSGECQTWYHISRIPKQQLVSNPNLLAVPELCEGFPVYEIVKNRDFDKCQNLPIFNYISTPGMQCDLVSGAGCQNEWAHVDIVRILGCKVNEDTFLVQRIKTMDRLVAKPLAYETEALEGLTIQHFQLVDIKNQNSEYAMIKVPADVKHYTSLTYAYDEEHATQSSRMTQPGLRDDNSPLVMEVTDEKAVQEADRLLMEIVREIEGTEYYSDPSGKFVADKIEMLRKAISNLEFSELSAFVAKHLSQETEEWSPVGQVILDALMLSGTNPSLMIVRDWILKGRLQGEQAVQAIAMLPATVKTPTKQLLINLIELMKSEVVASHRDLKFATALSVSRLVYQACINSTLSANLFPKLVMGEFCSVRDPLVTRQLVPWLTEQLKKATDDVERIAMMAALGNIGHEVIIPSILPHISSCEPSSHYEAQWYERHRRAMRDDEEPMLKKEWRKKWLAFKKKNSKKDASVEELLDRFEEELRKEMEEEQKVGKSHRQHDKKSKPEQKKENKKDSKNKAKLSKKDEKKERKSSKKEEKEEKEEAQVEAVLLEEREEMKSIKKEEKDAKKDDKKDRKSMMKEEKQEIKKIKDEIKAEDSELVNENFESTDEDEVVIADLEEELEEEDDSLSMEDVEDMAACNILRTKAIYALSTMAVNKNEIVAKILMPVYFNKAEETEIRLAALSLLFISNPPVAFWERVALSTWVETNDQVSHYIYTTIASLVSNKDPKRRDITQRAESVLPMMKPMRWTSFVSSNYLKAGYDEKTRLGYLTKTVNFPGYESFIPSNHYNSLYLNFGPWFVRLFDISINSKQPEKFLDKLLGKPFLRGKSNKDESAHSHPDLEKIHKDLKIEARATGQPEIFVYVNFMDNYQRFLAITPLTIEKMVEKLIRNSVERGIKSESSTSFHKVMPMIDAFVRVPSAMGLAYSAIAQVRLFASVKTESKTSLEFQSMKSIKAQVEGKLMPVLNLDISSKMTVEVPFTRSYPTAGVHVEMFLALPGRFSVTGDMDKANIETTWEFLGDKLRLARHAVIPYTTIRKLGDYTPSLLLAETKPIMLLSKPLQTETTYGEKSLGMSLVVTERGDVQAMKSPKAYNQDWFGYLLFSALPSTLRYHETNLFLDQTKSETKTIKTTFSLATKETDEINSELLNEEEFESKSMLKRKNEESVVEEAERRERKFQRLFKSMVNPVGYSLDIAMELEGSAKSRLYGTSLSYGIGDYGRSHRGSLKMEKRLESEAEENFVLCVDVDAKLPRPSVVRREEFLRDDISRTSSIKIGFGKSCTDDRKITINTQMARSEDEMFSTVQSQMQERQCAKQELFGRGVSEECLSTRRLAAILNKGIVTIDYNEMPGFVRNMTTKVSNLFRRWMGEHMSDNQVDVENTANQIRIETVYYPIIGSMDLRVYKPESNTFYHGINIHPLAEAVLPFNPRLTAFRAIYGGPGLCMVDRDSVTTYDGLTYNTTIEGCDQLITKDCSGRYKMAVLARKENNAKIVTVYLNREKIEMNPAQMKVKINEMEHVFSEAARVYQIRDAEQQIMALLRMTSDGFIELDSPSHLIRVTVSKEEVILMNSPIHRGRLCGLCGSQTGDKITDLAGPKKCPLPETLMNVAYELRYPAGCKSSHTPADQEVLRRVQEKCIKEESHAVFGLTDRRPMAPMFQQRVLSVGIRSVDTDCDLSRNRMIHRGRKRCFSVDPALKCSAGCQPAEFESVKMGFHCLVNGPLSNELRDALPIRPLDELAGMEVTNMAVMRVPTSCTPVTPTPTKDEKSPKSHRHH is encoded by the exons ATGGTTACCAAGATGCGACTCTTCGCCCTTTTCGTTG TGGTTGCTGTCAGCTGTTGCGCTGGCATGTCAGTCGAAGGACCTCGCCGTGCCGTTGTCACCATTTCAAACGGAGAAATCAATGGCAAGATCGTCTTTGAGCAAGCTTCACTCAAAAGCCCGGTCAAGATCCGCGGCACCATCTACGGCCTAGAGGCTGGTCTGCACGGAATGCACGTGCACGAAGGCCAGCAGCTGGGAGCCGATTGTCATCAGGTCGGACCTCACTTTAACCCGACCGGTAAACAACACGGAGGCCCTCGTGATGCTAACCGTCACGTTGGTGATCTTGGTAACATCAAG GCAATTCCATCAACCCCCGTTTCCCGTTCCGAAATCAGCATCCTATCCCAGGTGATGTCACTGTACGAGGACCAGCCTAACAGCGTTCTCAATCGTGCTTTGGTCATTCACGCTAATGTCGATGATTTGGGTCGCGGTAATGGCCCCGAGAGTCTCAAGAGCGGCAATTCAGGCGCTCACATCGCTTGCGGTCTTATTTCCAACGTCAAtcttgaagaagagaaaatcgaAGTTGACGAACAACTGGCCGGTTGCCACCATCATCATGGACACAATTGCCACCAAACCATCAATCACAGTCATCACAGTCATCAACGCTCTGTTGAGATGAAGCCATTGAAAGGATTGGAGGATTGGGCTTCTTTCGCTGAAACCGTCAAACCCGCCAAGCCCCATGACggttttgaattgaaatcgaGCGTTCCCACCCGCAATG TTTGGAAAGTTGGTCGCGTCTACGAATACGACTACTCCGGCTTCATTTCTACCGGTATGATGGGCATCAGCCCCATGATCTCTGGTGGATCCATCTCTGGCCGCTTGGTCGTTGAGCCCGTAGATCACAACGTCATCAACGTTGCT TTGAGCGGCTTGACTGGCAAAATGTTCAATGAAGCTGTTTTGGAAGAGTTCGTTAAGGCTAACCCCGGAAGTGATGTACCCTTGATGGATAAGCAGCACCTTGAGAAGCCCATCCAAATGAAGATTGTCAACGGCAAG ATCGAAAGTGTTGCTATCAGCAAGACCGAGCCTCTTTGGACCGTCAACTTCAAGCGCGCCTTGGCCGCTCAACTGCAAATGCAGCTTGATGGAGCTTCCGGTGTCTTCCACAAAGAAGAACTCAACTCTTACTACGCCGAAAATACCGTCTACTACACCATGGAG GGTTGCACCAGTGGCGAATGCCAAACTTGGTACCATATCAGCCGTATCCCCAAGCAGCAGTTGGTTTCTAACCCCAACTTGTTGGCTGTCCCTGAGCTGTGCGAGGGTTTCCCCGTCTACGAAATCGTTAAGAACCGCGACTTCGACAAATGCCAAAATCTGCCAATCTTCAACTACATCAGCACCCCTGGCATGCAATGCGATCTTGTTAGCGGCGCTGGTTGCCAGAACGAGTGGGCG CACGTCGATATTGTCAGAATCCTCGGTTGCAAAGTGAACGAGGATACTTTCCTCGTCCAGCGCATCAAAACCATGGACCGTTTGGTTGCCAAGCCTTTGGCTTATGAGACTGAGGCTCTTGAAGGTTTGACCATCCAGCACTTCCAGCTGGTTGACATCAAGAACCAAAACAGCGAATACGCCATGATTAAGGTGCCTGCTGACGTTAAGCACTACACTTCCTTGACTTACGCTTACGACGAGGAGCACGCCACTCAGAGCTCTCGTATGACCCAACCTGGTCTGCGCGATGACAACTCGCCGTTGGTCATGGAGGTTACCGACGAAAAGGCTGTCCAAGAGGCTGATCGTCTATTGATGGAGATTGTTCGTGAAATCGAAGGCACTGAATACTACAGTGATCCCAGTGGCAAGTTTGTCGCTGATAAGATCGAAATGTTGCGTAAAGCCATTTCCAACTTGGAGTTCTCCGAGCTGTCCGCTTTCGTCGCCAAACACTTGAGCCAGGAAACCGAAGAATGGAGCCCCGTCGG ccaGGTGATCTTGGATGCCTTGATGCTTTCCGGCACCAACCCCTCATTGATGATCGTCCGCGACTGGATCCTTAAGGGccgtctccaaggtgaacaggcCGTCCAGGCTATCGCTATGCTGCCCGCCACCGTCAAGACCCCCACCAAGCAGCTTCTGATCAACTTGATC GAATTGATGAAATCCGAAGTGGTTGCAAGCCACAGAGACTTGAAGTTCGCCACTGCTTTGTCCGTCTCTCGTCTCGTCTACCAGGCCTGCATCAACAGCACCTTGAGCGCTAACTTGTTCCCCAAGTTGGTGATGGGCGAGTTCTGCTCTGTCCGCGATCCTTTGGTTACCCGTCAATTGGTTCCTTGGCTCACCGAACAACTGAAGAAGGCCACCGACGATGTCGAGCGTATCGCCATGATGGCTGCTTTGGGCAACATTGGGCACGAGGTGATCATTCCTTCCATCCTGCCACACATCAGCAGCTGCGAGCCCAGCAGCCACTATGAAGCTCAGTGGTACGAGCGCCACCGCCGCGCCATGCGCGACGACGAAGAGCCAATGCTCAAGAAAGAATGGAGAAAGAAGTGGTTGGccttcaagaaaaagaactcgAAGAAAGACGCATCCGTCGAGGAATTGCTGGACCGTTTCGAGGAGGAACTCCGcaaggaaatggaagaagagcaaaAGGTAGGAAAGAGCCATCGCCAACATGACAAGAAGAGCAAGCCCGAAcagaaaaaggagaacaagAAAGACAGCAAGAACAAGGCTAAGTTGAGCAAGAAGGATGAAAAGAAGGAGCGCAAGTCATCGAAgaaggaagagaaagaagagaaggaagaagcTCAGGTAGAAGCCGTTTTGTtggaagaaaga gaagaaatgaaatctatcaagaaggaagaaaaggacGCCAAGAAAGATGACAAAAAGGACCGCAAATCGATGATGAAGGAGGAAAAAcaggaaatcaagaaaatcaaGGATGAAATTAAGGCCGAAGACTCTGAATTGGTTAACGAGAACTTTGAATCCACTGATGAGGATGAGGTTGTCATTGCCGATCTCGAAGAagagttggaagaagaagacgactcGCTGTCGATGGAAGACGTCGAAGATATGGCTGCTTGCAACATTCTCCGCACCAAAGCCATCTACGCTCTCTCCACCATGGCCGTCAACAAGAACGAAATCGTCGCCAAGATCTTGATGCCCGTCTACTTCAACAAAGCCGAGGAAACTGAGATCCGTTTGGCCGCTCTGTCTCTGCTCTTCATCAGCAACCCACCTGTGGCTTTCTGGGAACGCGTCGCTTTGAGCACCTGGGTCGAAACCAACGATCAAGTTTCTCATTACATCTACACCACCATCGCCAGTTTGGTGAGCAACAAAGATCCCAAACGCCGCGACATCACCCAACGCGCTGAATCTGTTTTGCCCATGATGAAACCCATGCGCTGGACTTCTTTCGTTTCGTCCAACTACCTGAAGGCCGGCTATGACGAgaagacccgtctcggttactTGACCAAAACTGTCAACTTCCCCGGCTACGAATCCTTCATCCCGTCCAACCACTACAACAGCTTGTACCTTAACTTCGGACCCTGGTTCGTCCGTCTCTTTGACATTTCCATCAACAGCAAGCAACCCGAAAAGTTCCTCGATAAATTGCTGGGCAAACCTTTCCTTCGCGGAAAGTCCAACAAGGATGAATCTGCACACAGTCACCCCGACTTGGAAAAGATCCACAAGGATCTCAAAATTGAAGCTCGTGCCACTGGCCAGCCCGAAATCTTCGTCTACGTTAACTTCATGGACAACTACCAACGATTCTTGGCCATCACCCCACTGACCATTGAGAAAATGGTCGAGAAACTGATCCGCAACAGTGTCGAGCGTGGCATCAAGAGCGAGTCATCCACCAGTTTCCACAAAGTAATGCCCATGATCGACGCTTTCGTCCGTGTTCCATCTGCTATGGGTCTCGCTTACTCAGCTATTGCTCAAGTTCGTCTCTTCGCCTCAGTCAAGACTGAATCGAAAACCAGCCTGGAATTCCAATCGATGAAATCGATCAAGGCTCAAGTCGAAGGCAAACTGATGCCCGTCTTGAACTTGGATATCAGCAGCAAAATGACCGTTGAAGTTCCCTTCACCCGCTCTTACCCGACTGCCGGAGTTCACGTTGAAATGTTCCTGGCTTTGCCTGGCCGCTTCTCTGTCACTGGCGATATGGACAAGGCCAACATTGAGACCACCTGGGAATTCTTGGGTGACAAACTGCGTCTAGCTCGTCACGCTGTTATCCCTTACACCACCATCCGCAAGCTGGGTGATTACACTCCTTCCTTGCTCCTGGCCGAGACCAAACCCATCATGCTCCTAAGCAAACCTCTGCAG ACTGAAACTACTTATGGCGAGAAATCTCTGGGTATGAGCCTGGTGGTGACCGAGCGTGGAGATGTCCAGGCTATGAAGAGCCCCAAAGCTTACAACCAGGACTGGTTCGGTTACTTGCTTTTCAGTGCTTTGCCATCCACTCTTCGCTATCACGAGACCAATCTCTTCTTGGACCAAACTAAATCTGAGACTAAGACCATCAAGACCACCTTCTCACTTG CTACCAAAGAAACTGACGAGATCAACTCTGAATTGTTGAACGAAGAAGAATTCGAAAGCAAGAGCATGCTGAAGAGAAAGAACGAAGAGAGTGTTGTCGAAGAAGCCGAGAGAAGAGAACGTAAATTCCAACGTCTTTTCAAGTCGATGGTCAATCCCGTCGGTTACTCTTTGGACATTGCCATGGAGTTGGAAGGTAGCGCTAAATCCCGTCTGTACGGTACCTCCCTATCCTACGGAATTGGTGATTACGGCCGTTCGCATCGCGGTAGCCTCAAGATGGAGAAACGTCTCGAGTCCGAGGCTGAAGAAaactttgttttgtgtgtcgaTGTTGACGCCAAATTGCCCAGACCTTCCGTCGTCCGTCGTGAAGAGTTCTTGCGTGACGATATCTCTCGTACCTCCTCCATCAAGATTGGTTTCGGCAAATCTTGCACTGATGACCGCAAGATCACCATCAAC ACTCAAATGGCTCGTAGCGAAGACGAGATGTTTTCAACTGTTCAATCTCAGATGCAAGAGCGCCAGTGTGCTAAACAGGAATTGTTCGGTCGTGGAGTCAGTGAAGAGTGCTTGTCCACTCGCCGCTTGGCTGCCATCCTCAACAAGGGAATTGTGACCATCGACTACAACGAG ATGCCCGGCTTCGTGCGCAACATGACCACTAAAGTAAGCAACCTCTTCCGTCGTTGGATGGGCGAACACATGTCCGACAACCAAGTGGATGTTGAGAACACTGCTAACCAAATCCGCATTGAAACCGTCTACTACCCCATCATTGGATCGATGGATTTGCGCGTCTACAAACCCGAATCCAACACTTTCTACCACGGCATCAATATCCACCCATTGGCTGAAGCCGTACTTCCTTTTAATCCTCGTCTGACCGCCTTCCGCGCCATTTACGGTGGTCCCGGTCTCTGCATGGTTGATCGCGATTCCGTAACTACCTACGACGGACTCACGTACAACACTACCATCGAAGGATGCGATCAGCTCATCACCAAGGACTGTTCCGGTCGCTACAAGATGGCCGTTTTGGCTCGCAAAGAAAACAACGCCAAG ATTGTGACTGTTTACCTCAACCGCGAAAAGATTGAAATGAACCCCGCTCAAATGAAGGTCAAGATCAATGAGATGGAGCACGTCTTCAGCGAGGCTGCCCGTGTTTACCAAATCAGAGACGCCGAACAGCAAATCATGGCTCTTCTCCGCATGACCAGCGATGGATTCATCGAATTGGATTCGCCTAGCCACTTGATCCGCGTAACTGTCAGCAAGGAAGAGGTCATCCTGATGAACTCCCCCATTCACCGTGGCCGCTTGTGCGGTCTTTGCGGTTCTCAGACTGGTGACAAGATCACTGATTTGGCCGGACCCAAAAAGTGCCCCCTCCCTGAAACTTTGATGAACGTCGCTTACGAGCTTAGGTACCCTGCCGGATGCAAGAGCTCCCATACCCCTGCCGACCAAGAAGTTTTGCGCCGAGTTCAAGAAAAATGCATCAAAGAAGAATCGCACGCTGTTTTTGGACTCACCGATAGACGCCCAATGGCTCCCATGTTCCAGCAGCGCGTCTTGTCAGTGGGCATCCGCAGCGTCGATACCGACTGCGATCTCTCCCGCAATCGTATGATCCATCGCGGACGTAAGCGCTGCTTCTCCGTCGATCCGGCTCTCAAGTGCTCAGCCGGATGCCAACCCGCTGAATTCGAATCTGTCAAG ATGGGTTTCCACTGTTTGGTGAATGGCCCGCTTTCCAATGAGTTGAGGGATGCCTTGCCCATTCGTCCGTTGGACGAGTTGGCTGGAATGGAAGTCACCAATATGGCCGTCATGCGCGTGCCCACTTCCTGCACTCCTGTTACTCCTACTCCAACCAAGGATGAAAAGTCGCCTAAGTCGCACCGTCATCATTAA